The Streptomyces sp. HSG2 genome has a segment encoding these proteins:
- the ppdK gene encoding pyruvate, phosphate dikinase, translating into MSENKDPRVAESGGTVDGVKFVYDFTEGNKDLKDLLGGKGANLAEMTNLGLPVPPGFTITTQACKVYLDSGEEPPALRDEVSAHLAALEKTMGKRLGQADDPLLVSVRSGAKFSMPGMMDTVLNIGLSDTSVQGLARQAGDERFAWDSYRRLVQMFGKTVLGVDGELFEDALEKAKEAKRVKVDTELEAADLKKLVARFKKIVKAEAGRAFPQDPREQMDLAVKAVFDSWNGERAKLYRRQERIPHDLGTAVNVCSMVFGNLGPDSGTGVAFTRDPASGHQGVYGDYLQNAQGEDVVAGIRNTVPLAELESIDKDSYDRLTQIMERLENHYRDLCDIEFTIERGRLWMLQTRVGKRTAGAAFRIATQLVDQGLIDEAEALTRVNGAQLAQLMFPRFDEDATVRQVGRGIAASPGAAVGKAVFDSYTAVKWSRSGEKVILIRRETNPDDLDGMIAAEGILTSRGGKTSHAAVVARGMGKTCVCGAEELEVDTKRRRMTTPDGHVVEEGDLVSIDGSSGKVYLGQVPVVPSPVVEYFEGRMHPGADDADELVEAVHRMMAFADRKRRLRVRANADNAEDALRARRFGAQGIGLCRTEHMFLGDRRELVERLILADTEAEREESLKELLPLQKADFVELFEAMDGLPVTVRLLDPPLHEFLPDITELSVRVALAESRQEPHENELRLLQAVHRLHEQNPMLGLRGVRLGLAIPGLFTMQVRAIAEAAAERKAAKGDPRAEIMIPLVGTVQELELVRDEADHVIAEVEATAGVRLRLAIGTMIELPRAALTAGQIAEAAEFFSFGTNDLTQTVWGFSRDDVEASFFTAYLEKGIFGVSPFETIDRDGVGSLVAAAAAAGRATRPDLKLGVCGEHGGDPESVHFFHEVGLDYVSCSPFRIPVARLEAGRAAVTSEGSDHR; encoded by the coding sequence GTGTCGGAGAACAAAGATCCCCGCGTAGCCGAATCGGGCGGGACCGTTGACGGCGTGAAGTTCGTCTACGACTTCACCGAGGGCAACAAGGACCTCAAGGACCTCCTCGGCGGCAAGGGAGCCAACCTCGCCGAGATGACCAACCTGGGTCTCCCGGTGCCACCTGGCTTCACCATCACCACCCAGGCGTGCAAGGTCTACCTCGACAGCGGTGAGGAGCCCCCGGCCCTGCGTGATGAGGTGAGCGCCCACCTGGCGGCCCTGGAGAAGACGATGGGCAAGCGTCTCGGGCAGGCGGACGACCCGCTGTTGGTCTCCGTACGCTCCGGCGCGAAGTTCTCGATGCCGGGCATGATGGACACCGTCCTGAACATCGGCCTGTCCGACACCTCCGTGCAGGGCCTGGCGCGGCAGGCCGGCGACGAGCGCTTCGCCTGGGACTCCTACCGGCGCCTCGTGCAGATGTTCGGCAAGACCGTCCTCGGCGTCGACGGGGAACTCTTCGAGGACGCCCTGGAGAAGGCCAAGGAGGCCAAGCGGGTCAAGGTCGACACCGAACTGGAGGCCGCGGATCTGAAGAAGCTGGTCGCCCGCTTCAAGAAGATCGTCAAGGCCGAGGCGGGCCGGGCCTTCCCGCAGGACCCCCGCGAGCAGATGGATCTGGCCGTCAAGGCCGTCTTCGACTCCTGGAACGGCGAGCGGGCCAAGCTGTACCGGCGCCAGGAACGCATACCGCACGACCTCGGCACCGCGGTCAACGTCTGCTCCATGGTCTTCGGCAACCTCGGTCCCGACTCCGGCACCGGTGTGGCCTTCACCCGCGACCCGGCCTCCGGCCACCAGGGCGTCTACGGCGACTACCTCCAGAACGCGCAGGGCGAGGACGTGGTGGCGGGCATCCGCAACACCGTCCCGCTGGCCGAGCTGGAGTCGATCGACAAGGACTCCTACGACCGACTGACGCAGATCATGGAGCGGCTGGAGAACCACTACCGGGACCTCTGCGACATCGAGTTCACCATCGAGCGCGGTCGGCTGTGGATGCTCCAGACCCGCGTGGGCAAGCGCACCGCCGGCGCGGCCTTCCGTATCGCGACCCAGCTCGTGGACCAGGGCCTCATCGACGAGGCCGAGGCGCTCACTCGCGTCAACGGAGCCCAGCTCGCCCAGCTGATGTTCCCCCGTTTCGACGAGGACGCCACCGTGCGGCAGGTCGGTCGCGGCATCGCCGCCTCGCCCGGCGCCGCGGTCGGCAAGGCGGTGTTCGATTCCTACACCGCCGTGAAGTGGTCCCGGTCCGGCGAGAAGGTGATCCTGATCCGCCGGGAGACCAACCCGGACGACCTCGACGGCATGATCGCGGCCGAGGGGATTCTCACCTCCCGGGGCGGCAAGACCTCGCATGCCGCCGTCGTGGCCCGGGGCATGGGCAAGACCTGCGTCTGCGGAGCCGAGGAACTGGAGGTCGACACCAAGCGACGGCGCATGACCACCCCCGACGGACACGTCGTCGAGGAGGGCGACCTCGTCTCCATCGACGGCTCCTCCGGCAAGGTGTACCTCGGACAGGTGCCGGTCGTGCCGTCGCCCGTCGTCGAGTACTTCGAGGGCCGGATGCACCCGGGCGCCGACGACGCGGACGAACTCGTCGAGGCCGTCCACCGGATGATGGCCTTCGCCGATCGCAAGCGTCGGCTGCGGGTGCGGGCCAACGCCGACAACGCCGAGGACGCGCTGCGTGCCCGCCGCTTCGGAGCCCAGGGCATCGGGCTGTGCCGCACCGAGCACATGTTCCTCGGCGACCGCAGGGAACTCGTCGAGCGGCTGATCCTCGCCGACACGGAGGCCGAGCGCGAGGAGTCGTTGAAGGAACTCCTGCCCCTGCAGAAGGCGGACTTCGTCGAGTTGTTCGAGGCGATGGACGGTCTCCCGGTCACCGTCCGCCTGCTGGATCCCCCGCTCCACGAGTTCCTGCCGGACATCACCGAGTTGTCCGTCCGGGTCGCCCTCGCCGAGTCCCGACAGGAACCCCACGAGAACGAACTCCGCCTGCTCCAGGCCGTGCACCGCCTGCACGAGCAGAACCCGATGCTCGGCCTCCGCGGCGTCCGCCTCGGCCTGGCCATCCCCGGACTGTTCACCATGCAGGTCCGCGCCATCGCCGAGGCGGCGGCCGAACGGAAGGCGGCCAAGGGCGACCCACGCGCCGAGATCATGATCCCGCTGGTCGGCACGGTCCAGGAACTGGAGTTGGTCCGCGACGAGGCCGACCACGTGATCGCCGAGGTCGAGGCGACCGCCGGCGTCCGGCTGCGACTCGCCATCGGAACCATGATCGAACTGCCTCGCGCGGCCCTGACCGCCGGGCAGATCGCCGAGGCCGCCGAGTTCTTCTCCTTCGGGACCAACGACCTCACCCAGACCGTGTGGGGCTTCAGCCGGGACGACGTCGAGGCATCCTTCTTCACCGCCTACCTGGAGAAGGGGATCTTCGGAGTCAGCCCGTTCGAGACCATCGACAGGGACGGCGTCGGCTCCCTGGTGGCCGCCGCCGCGGCGGCCGGCCGCGCCACCCGGCCCGACCTGAAGCTGGGCGTCTGCGGCGAACACGGCGGGGACCCGGAGTCCGTCCACTTCTTCCACGAGGTCGGACTGGACTACGTGTCCTGCTCGCCCTTCCGTATCCCGGTCGCGCGCCTGGAGGCCGGGCGCGCCGCCGTCACCTCGGAGGGCAGCGACCACCGCTGA
- a CDS encoding alkaline phosphatase PhoX, protein MERRTLLRAVALGGTTAALSGTLWRTAAHADPAQPGPGPYGPPGSPDANGIRLPQGFTSRVIARSGHVVPGTSYTWHDAPDGGACYADGTGWIYVSNAETLTSGGASAVRFSADGVVTAAYRILSGTRQNCAGGSTPWGTWLSCEEVSRGHVHEADPWGVAEAVRRPALGRFKHEAAAADPVRRVIYLTEDEPDGCFYRFVPDSWGDLSSGRLQALVGGSGTSGTFDWADVPDPDGFPWSTRTQVSGAKSFDGGEGCHYADDTVWFTTKGDDRVWRLDPAAGTYGLAYDDSLVAGGSAPLTGVDNVTGSVSGDLFVAEDGGDMEICVITPDEVVAPFLRVEGQSRSEITGPAFSPAGDRLYFSSQRGTTGGSAGGITYEVTGPFRG, encoded by the coding sequence GTGGAACGTCGTACCCTGCTGCGTGCGGTCGCCCTCGGCGGAACCACCGCCGCGCTGAGCGGCACCCTGTGGCGCACCGCGGCCCACGCCGACCCCGCACAGCCCGGCCCGGGCCCCTACGGGCCCCCCGGCTCACCCGACGCGAACGGCATCCGGCTTCCCCAAGGCTTCACCAGCCGGGTGATCGCCCGCTCGGGCCACGTGGTCCCCGGCACCTCGTACACCTGGCACGACGCCCCGGACGGCGGAGCGTGCTACGCGGACGGCACCGGTTGGATCTACGTCTCCAACGCGGAGACCCTCACGTCGGGCGGGGCGAGCGCGGTGCGCTTCTCCGCCGACGGCGTGGTCACCGCCGCCTATCGCATCCTGTCCGGCACCCGACAGAACTGCGCCGGCGGCAGCACCCCGTGGGGGACGTGGCTCTCCTGCGAGGAGGTCTCGCGCGGCCACGTCCACGAGGCCGACCCGTGGGGTGTGGCCGAGGCGGTGCGACGCCCCGCGCTCGGCCGCTTCAAACACGAGGCGGCGGCGGCCGACCCGGTGCGCCGGGTGATCTACCTGACCGAGGACGAGCCGGACGGGTGCTTCTACCGCTTCGTTCCGGATTCCTGGGGAGACCTCTCCTCCGGCAGGCTCCAGGCGCTGGTCGGGGGGTCGGGCACGAGCGGCACCTTCGACTGGGCCGACGTCCCCGACCCGGACGGCTTCCCGTGGAGCACCCGGACCCAGGTCTCCGGAGCCAAGTCCTTCGACGGCGGCGAGGGCTGTCACTACGCCGACGACACGGTGTGGTTCACCACGAAGGGCGACGACCGCGTCTGGCGCCTCGACCCGGCCGCCGGCACCTACGGGCTCGCCTACGACGACTCGCTGGTGGCGGGCGGCTCGGCTCCGCTCACCGGGGTCGACAACGTCACCGGTTCCGTCTCCGGCGACCTGTTCGTGGCCGAGGACGGCGGCGACATGGAGATCTGCGTGATCACACCGGACGAGGTCGTCGCGCCCTTCCTGCGGGTGGAGGGACAGTCCCGCTCGGAGATCACCGGCCCCGCCTTCTCCCCTGCCGGCGACCGGCTGTACTTCTCCAGCCAGCGCGGCACCACCGGTGGTTCGGCGGGCGGCATCACCTACGAGGTGACCGGCCCCTTCCGCGGCTGA
- a CDS encoding excalibur calcium-binding domain-containing protein — translation MTTIPTPLRTSLAVAVATLAVAAVPATAVAHDGTHPFPNCTTAYDSGYSNIPEGDRHYGSHLDRDGDGVGCDRPPAGFVPATDRGSEEGEDTTKSADTEESGTAGDSAATDDQAAVDLAETGSDSATTYLAAGGAAILLAGGGLVFAARKRRATR, via the coding sequence GTGACGACCATCCCGACCCCACTGCGCACGTCCCTCGCCGTGGCGGTGGCCACGCTGGCCGTGGCGGCGGTGCCCGCCACCGCCGTGGCCCATGACGGCACACACCCCTTCCCCAACTGCACCACCGCCTACGACAGCGGGTACAGCAACATCCCCGAGGGCGACCGACACTACGGCAGCCACCTGGACCGGGACGGCGACGGCGTCGGCTGCGACCGCCCGCCCGCCGGGTTCGTCCCGGCCACCGACCGGGGCTCCGAGGAAGGGGAGGACACCACGAAGAGCGCGGACACCGAGGAGAGCGGCACCGCCGGCGACTCCGCGGCCACGGACGACCAGGCCGCCGTCGACCTGGCCGAGACCGGATCGGACTCGGCCACCACCTACCTCGCGGCCGGCGGCGCGGCGATCCTGCTGGCGGGCGGCGGCCTGGTGTTCGCGGCCCGCAAGCGTCGCGCCACCCGCTGA